From one Brachypodium distachyon strain Bd21 chromosome 4, Brachypodium_distachyon_v3.0, whole genome shotgun sequence genomic stretch:
- the LOC100824849 gene encoding UDP-glycosyltransferase 90A1: MASSDSNVLPHIAIFPFMAKGHTIPLIQLVHHLRRLATVTFFTTPGNAAFVREGLSVSGADDDTAAAVVELVFPTDAPDIPRGVESAEGVTSMASFVSFVDAVSLLRPQLEASLAAMRPPASLFIADAFLYWANASAAALGVPKVSFFGISAFAQVMRELYYRHDPCGAAAVLRRGDVDGDGNPTTFTVPEFPHIKLTFEDLMAPYGDDPSSAARMTELDGKLGKAIYGSQGLIVNTFHGLEGPYMEFWNQQFGPTGWAVGPLCLSQPAADAPRPSWMEWLDEKAASGRAVLYVALGTLALIPEAQLREVANGLERAEVDFIWAVRPANIELGLGFEERTMGRGLVVREWVDQPEILRHRSVKGFLSHCGWNSVLESVTAGVPLAVWPMQADQAFNARFVVDELKIAVRINTSDRTMRGLVTSQEISEVVTELILGGMGAEAGKNAARLCVLAKEAVAEGGSSWKIVEEMIGGLCASKTETVFKESQEDPTDV; the protein is encoded by the coding sequence ATGGCGTCTTCAGACTCCAATGTCCTCCCTCACATAgcaatcttccccttcatggcCAAGGGCCACACCATACCGCTCATCCAGCTCGtccaccacctccgccgcctcgccacGGTCACTTTCTTCACAACCCCCGGCAACGCCGCCTTCGTCCGCGAGGGTCTGTCCgtgtccggcgccgacgacgacacgGCAGCAGCCGTCGTCGAGCTCGTATTCCCAACGGACGCCCCGGACATCCCGCGGGGCGTCGAGAGCGCCGAGGGGGTCACGTCCATGGCCTCCTTCGTGTCCTTCGTCGACGCCGTCTCCCTGCTCCGGCCGCAGCTCGAGGCGTCCCTCGCCGCCATGCGGCCCCCCGCGAGCCTCTTCATCGCGGACGCCTTCCTCTACTGGGCGAACGCGTCCGCGGCCGCGCTCGGCGTCCCCAAGGTGTCCTTCTTCGGCATCTCGGCGTTCGCGCAGGTCATGAGGGAGCTGTACTACCGCCACGACCCgtgcggcgccgcggccgtgcTGCGGCGCGGcgacgtcgacggcgacggcaacCCGACGACGTTCACGGTTCCGGAGTTCCCGCACATCAAGCTCACGTTCGAGGATCTCATGGCGCCCTACGGCGACGACCCGTCCTCGGCCGCCAGGATGACGGAGCTGGACGGCAAGCTGGGGAAGGCTATCTACGGAAGCCAAGGCCTGATCGTCAACACTTTCCACGGCCTGGAGGGCCCGTACATGGAGTTCTGGAACCAGCAATTCGGACCCACGGGCTGGGCCGTCGGCCCGCTCTGCCTCTCGCAGCCCGCGGCCGACGCCCCGCGGCCATCATGGATGGAGTGGCTGGACGAGAAGGCTGCCAGCGGGCGGGCCGTGCTGTACGTCGCCCTTGGGACGCTGGCATTGATTCCTGAGGCGCAGCTCAGGGAAGTCGCAAACGGGCTGGAGCGAGCCGAGGTGGACTTCATATGGGCCGTCAGGCCGGCGAACATCGAGCTCGGCCTCGGCTTCGAGGAGCGTACCATGGGCCGAGGCTTAGTGGTAAGAGAGTGGGTGGACCAGCCGGAGATTCTGCGGCACCGGAGCGTGAAAGGCTTCTTGAGCCACTGCGGGTGGAACTCGGTGCTGGAGAGCGTCACGGCTGGCGTGCCATTAGCGGTTTGGCCCATGCAAGCGGATCAAGCTTTCAACGCGAGGTTTGTCGTCGACGAGCTGAAGATCGCGGTTAGAATCAACACGAGTGATAGGACGATGCGTGGTTTGGTCACGAGTCAGGAGATTTCAGAAGTTGTAACAGAGCTCATACTAGGTGGAATGGGAGCTGAAGCGGGGAAAAACGCTGCGAGGTTGTGCGTGTTGGCAAAAGAGGCTGTGGCGGAGGGAGGATCGTCGTGGAAAATAGTCGAAGAGATGATTGGTGGCCTGTGTGCAAGCAAAACAGAGACGGTCTTCAAGGAAAGTCAGGAAGATCCTACGGATGTTTAG
- the LOC100837296 gene encoding BURP domain-containing protein 14 gives MASSRHSHPSRSHLFFLVTILLSRLPRSTPWPHPWLSNVDVSPSPAPAPDPAPAPRFRPTRASPRPSPAYTAYSPPPSPAPRFLMQPQGIPRSLPSSYAAGSPSPSPAPRFLTPRGSPRPSSVPNLSVPTSDPYSRNSVPRPRFPMPRGLSRPWPSTDADSPSPAPPPPPPRFLMPRPSLPSSPNAAASPSPFPSPRLPMPGRLTPSSSLPAVNPFTAKAAFIRYWNRKVHSSRLLHPAFFFAKLSPLSAPDAATFSSLAAAGQLASRLPAFCAAASILCPATSDAVWSGSSVAAGDASGNTSPASSGSGTAPFKNYDNGNFSSYGNNGGGGADAFAVYSRGQINPVDSFRRYGKGSLGRNDSFATYEALGNVGTASFNSYTTGATGGAGDFAAYDGETNTAAVTFANYDVTGNGRSREFTDYTRDANSGVESFTGYGKTANSAGESFKDYGNHSNSIMSGFINYGEKANSANDTFASYGLNGNAPENTFRSYASGSNAGADDFKGYRDNANVGDDSFMSYATDANGATADFESYGKSVNPGSVAFKGYGQGSNPNHHIGFTHYTGDNTTFKGYSNDGVAFKEYQNMSKMEVSKVVADLSLSSGQHHRPQPKWSPEPGKFFREWDLMTGNRMPMPDISDKMPPRAFLPRDIAAKIPFEAGAVSALFGAPPGTAMRQVVASTVAECERAPSRGETKRCATSAEDVLDFAVEMLGDNIAVRSTESPAGGGGDVRLGRVGGVAGGGVTRSVSCHQSLFPYLVYYCHSVPSVRVYEAEIMAVDSGQRINRGVAICHLDTSDWSPDHGAFVALGGKPGEMEVCHWIFQGDMTWTVADVI, from the coding sequence ATGGCGTCCTCTCGTCACTCTCACCCATCACGCTctcacctcttcttcttggtcaCCATCCTCCTCTCCCGCCTGCCACGCTCAACTCCATGGCCACATCCATGGCTCTCCAACGTCGACGTATCCCCCtcccctgcccctgcccctgACCCTGCCCCGGCGCCGCGTTTCCGTCCTACACGAGCCTCGCCGCGCCCTTCGCCGGCCTACACTGCCTACTCTCCTCCCCCTTCTCCGGCACCACGGTTCCTGATGCAGCCACAGGGAATCCCACGTTCTCTGCCGTCCTCCTATGCCGCGGGctctccctccccttctccggcgccgcgtTTCCtgacgccgcgaggctcgcCGCGCCCTTCATCAGTACCCAACCTGTCAGTACCGACCTCTGATCCTTATTCCCGCAACTCTGTTCCAAGGCCACGTTTCCCAATGCCTCGAGGTCTCTCACGGCCTTGGCCGTCCACCGATGCCGACTCCCCgtcccccgcgccgccgccgccgccgccgcgcttccTGATGCCACGGCCTTCATTACCTTCTTCCCCCAATGCGGCGGCCTCACCTTCCCCTTTTCCGTCACCGCGTTTGCCCATGCCAGGACGCTTGACGCCGTCGTCCTCGCTGCCTGCCGTGAACCCGTTCACGGCGAAGGCGGCCTTCATCCGGTACTGGAACCGCAAGGTGCACAgcagccgcctcctccacccggccttcttcttcgccaAGCTGTCCCCGCTCTCCGCGCCCGACGCCGCGACTTTCTCctctctcgccgccgccggccagctcgcctcccgcctccccgccttctgcgccgccgcctccatcctctGCCCCGCGACCTCCGACGCCGTCTGGTCCGGATCCTCCGTGGCCGCCGGGGACGCGTCCGGTAACACTTCGCCAGCTTCCTCCGGCTCCGGTACCGCGCCGTTCAAGAACTACGACAACGGCAACTTCAGCAGCTACGGcaacaacggcggcggcggcgccgacgcgtTCGCGGTCTACTCCAGAGGCCAGATCAACCCGGTCGACTCGTTCCGCCGCTACGGCAAGGGCTCGCTGGGCCGGAACGACTCCTTCGCGACGTACGAGGCGCTGGGCAACGTCGGCACGGCCAGCTTCAACTCCTACACCACGGGGGCcacgggcggcgccggggactTCGCCGCGTACGACGGCGAGACCAACACGGCCGCCGTGACCTTCGCCAACTACGACGTCACCGGGAACGGCCGTTCCCGCGAGTTCACGGACTACACGCGGGACGCCAACTCGGGCGTCGAGAGCTTCACCGGGTACGGCAAGACCGCGAACAGCGCCGGCGAGAGCTTCAAGGACTACGGCAACCACTCCAACTCCATCATGTCCGGCTTCATCAACTACGGCGAGAAGGCCAACAGCGCCAACGACACGTTCGCGTCCTACGGCCTCAACGGGAACGCGCCCGAGAACACGTTCCGGAGCTACGCGTCCGGAAGcaacgccggcgccgacgattTCAAGGGCTACAGGGACAACGCCAACGTCGGTGACGACAGCTTCATGTCCTACGCGACCGACGCCAacggcgccaccgccgactTCGAGAGCTACGGGAAATCCGTGAACCCGGGGAGCGTGGCGTTCAAGGGGTACGGCCAGGGGTCCAACCCCAACCACCACATCGGCTTCACGCACTACACCGGCGACAACACCACGTTCAAGGGCTACTCCAACGACGGCGTCGCGTTCAAGGAGTACCAGAACATGTCCAAGATGGAGGTGTCAAAAGTGGTGGCTGATTTGTCTTTGTCCTCCGGGCAGCATCATCGGCCGCAGCCCAAGTGGTCGCCGGAGCCAGGGAAGTTCTTCCGGGAGTGGGATCTCATGACCGGGAACCGAATGCCGATGCCGGACATCAGCGACAAGATGCCTCCGCGGGCGTTCTTGCCGAGGGACATCGCCGCGAAGATACCTTTCGAGGCCGGCGCCGTGTCGGCGTTGTTCGGGGCGCCGCCGGGCACGGCGATGAGGCAGGTCGTGGCGTCCACGGTGGCAGAGTGCGAGCGCGCGCCAAGCCGGGGCGAGACCAAGCGGTGCGCCACGTCGGCCGAGGACGTCCTGGACTTCGCCGTGGAGATGCTGGGCGACAACATCGCCGTGCGCAGCACCGAGTCccccgcgggcggcggcggcgacgtgaGGCTCGGCAGGgtcggcggcgtcgccggcggaGGGGTGACGCGGTCCGTGTCGTGCCACCAGAGCCTGTTCCCGTACCTGGTGTACTACTGCCACTCCGTGCCGAGCGTCCGGGTGTACGAGGCCGAGATCATGGCCGTCGATTCCGGGCAGAGGATCAACCGTGGCGTGGCCATCTGCCATCTTGACACGTCGGATTGGAGCCCCGACCACGGTGCCTTCGTCGCTCTTGGTGGGAAACCGGGTGAGATGGAGGTGTGCCATTGGATCTTTCAAGGAGACATGACTTGGACGGTGGCTGATGTGATCTGA
- the LOC100836991 gene encoding probable LRR receptor-like serine/threonine-protein kinase At1g34110 — translation MATAGAVVDRLLRRLASDARRLDLPSNIDQHVAHVWRTLARLQDVLASVERYFRVRTEVQDWMTKINQIVYQMEDLLDEFEDQNCIESQRSSCVAKATSFCSTRPFLLNSTSANKMKGLRRRLDILAKDSVTFRLMQHSRHDIEQSDNQEEFYRSAIIGRDNDKAKLKEVILQNDAETLSIVPIVGIVGLGKTALARLIFHDQGEGWNFDLRIWVDLNMKFDLKNISADIISQAIETKRERASVVNTSVEIHDNLQLLKNHLQEILHDQSCLIVLDGLCSTDKNQLDELKDMLRGTKKCIKVLVTTPNEITAELMHTVPPYMLLPLSDDDCWAIFSQKAFGDGVAVNASLEEIGKHIVKRCEGIPAVAHSLGSVLHNQDMAVWLAARDEEIWKFEKRYSTKIELFSSFNHIYDMPSALKLCFIYLSIFPKGSIIDKEKLIWQWIALDMIGSKHEALPSYVHGEMYIQHLQSIYFLQVQKTPLVNGTENRTAPTILYMHNFAHDFAMHVASNDTIISDDRDMISYKKRLAFHYALLTNYRGQSTFFSPLLTRARALHFRNTESIKLHTEAFKLLKHLRVLNLSGSCIGEIPASVGHLKHLRYLDISDLKIQTLPSSMSMLTKLEALDLSNTSLRELPSFIGTLQNLKYLNLQGCHILQNLPPILGHLRTLEHLRLSCCYDVNELADSLCNLQGLRFLDLSSCTELPQLPPLFGDLTNLEDLNLSGCFSIKQLPESFGNLCFLRYLNISSCYELLQLPESLGNLMKLEVLILRRCRRLQSLPPSFWNIQDLRILDLAGCEALHVSTEMLTTNLQYLNLQQCRKLHTQPNCFKNFTKLTFLNLSECHPNTDYLSLPDCLPNIDHFQSLGYLINLEYLNLSQTILEIPVSFERLQKLHTLDLTGCVLMHPTSGIPQILPDMIGKMTGLKFVLTKDPTMLAFLPQHIRCSVSIDEQCYMTTDELVIPDLTGGSKGLGIAERVNLQKHQELRFLKLEWMPTSQSAEGNLVDDVGEEEVLEKLQPNQSLEHFELVGYAGLVFPIWMMDNIMTSLPNLVSLHLFHLENCKDFLPLGELRNLRYLHIKDVPNLTDLQMGLSGGPQPFEKLTHLTLESLFNLEELSVLLVTSGEHHFMFPSLEVLSVVSCSKLMFKPSLPKCLKYEIRESNRVLLCGEPIGPSSSLPVQIEITGCRIPSSLLQWIRSLITLEKAVIDACVGEDGQAITSLGILDIMCTEEQLSSYAANEITTVNPLETIIPDELTKIDAPTDTGHSRSTFQSRFPSFKVSPTHKELLASISFSGSGSTTSEDLSTISSSSFFLESRNHTIFTFEELKIATRNFSPSNCVWEDSSAMVYKGTLNEKMKPSRSSSFLVVAVKKFKPESICWPETSKNEMDIFGRISHPNLVKLLGYCLEDNNTALVYEFMARGSLQNHLFRRETKHLSWSLRVNILIGAARGLAFLHSLERPIIHGDFKASKILLDSNYNAKLSGLGAAKDGLYGGPSHLTARVVGTYAYAPPEYVATGRLYVKSDVYNFGVVLLEMLSGLRAIDPSRPTGMLSLVDWAKPYLSDRRRLHRVIDPRLAGEYSSRGALQASQLALSCLRNEHSLRPSMNEVVDVLESIGFMDTKRTGLKHIFLLPKAPGALFAGVRSRGSSSMN, via the exons atggccaccgccggcgccgtcgttgACAGGCTCCTACGCCGGCTGGCCTCCGATGCGCGCCGATTGGATCTGCCCTCCAACATAGACCAGCACGTGGCTCATGTGTGGCGAACTCTGGCCAGGTTGCAAGATGTGCTCGCAAGCgtggagagatattttcgggTGCGCACTGAGGTGCAGGATTGGATGACGAAGATCAATCAGATTGTCTATCAAATGGAGGATCTCTTGGATGAATTTGAAGACCAAAATTGCATCGAGTCTCAGAGGAGCAGCTGTGTCGCAAAG GCCACATCATTTTGTTCCACACGTCCATTTCTCTTGAATAGTACTAGTGCAAATAAAATGAAGGGACTCAGAAGAAGGTTGGATATTTTAGCAAAAGATTCTGTCACTTTCAGATTGATGCAACACTCAAGGCATGATATTGAACAATCTGATAACCAAGAAGAGTTTTACAGATCTGCAATCATTGGAAGAGACAATGACAAAGCAAAATTGAAGGAAGTAATCTTGCAAAATGATGCAGAAACATTGTCCATTGTTCCCATAGTTGGGATTGTGGGTTTGGGGAAAACAGCTCTTGCCAGATTGATATTCCATGACCAGGGAGAAGGGTGGAATTTTGATCTTCGCATTTGGGTTGACTTAAATATGAAATTTGATCTTAAAAATATTTCTGCTGATATAATCTCCCAAGCTATTGaaacaaaaagagaaagagcCTCAGTGGTTAATACCAGTGTTGAGATTCATGACAATCTCCAATTGCTAAAGAATCATCTGCAGGAGATCCTTCATGACCAAAGTTGTCTGATTGTCTTGGATGGCCTATGTAGCACAGATAAAAACCAGTTAGATGAATTGAAGGACATGCTAAGGGGCACAAAGAAATGCATCAAGGTCTTAGTGACCACCCCCAATGAAATAACTGCAGAATTAATGCACACTGTTCCACCATACATGTTGCTTCCATTGTCTGATGATGACTGTTGGGCAATATTTTCTCAGAAGGCATTTGGGGATGGAGTTGCTGTTAATGCATCCCTAGAAGAAATTGGGAAGCACATTGTGAAAAGATGTGAAGGAATACCTGCTGTAGCTCATTCTCTTGGTTCAGTACTGCACAATCAAGACATGGCTGTCTGGTTAGCTGCAAGGGATGAAGAAATATGGAAATTCGAGAAAAGATATTCCACCAAAATTGAATTGTTTTCATCATTCAATCATATATATGACATGCCCTCAGCACTTAAACTGTGCTTTATATATTTGTCAATATTTCCTAAAGGATCCATTATAGACAAGGAAAAACTTATCTGGCAGTGGATTGCACTTGATATGATCGGATCGAAACATGAAGCTTTGCCTTCTTATGTTCATGGGGAGATGTATATTCAGCACCTTCAATCAATATATTTTCTCCAAGTTCAAAAGACACCTCTG GTTAATGGAACAGAAAACAGAACAGCTCCTACAATACTCTATATGCATAACTTTGCCCATGATTTTGCAATGCATGTTGCCAGCAATGATACTATAATATCAGATGATAGAGACATGATCAGCTATAAAAAGAGGCTCGCTTTCCATTATGCACTGCTGACCAACTACAGAGGACAATCGACATTTTTCAGTCCACTGCTCACTAGGGCAAGGGCATTACATTTCAGGAACACTGAGTCTATAAAGCTTCATACAGAGGCATTTAAATTACTGAAACATTTGCGTGTTTTAAATCTCAGTGGAAGCTGCATTGGAGAAATACCTGCTTCTGTCGGTCATTTGAAGCATCTACGATACCTTGATATTTCTGACTTAAAAATTCAAACATTACCTTCCTCAATGAGTATGCTGACAAAACTTGAGGCATTGGATTTATCAAATACTTCTCTCAGGGAATTACCCTCTTTCATTGGTACTTTACAGAATCTTAAATATTTGAATCTGCAAGGCTGCCACATACTTCAAAACTTGCCTCCAATCCTTGGTCATCTCCGAACACTTGAGCATCTTCGGTTGTCGTGTTGTTATGATGTCAATGAACTAGCTGATTCTCTGTGCAATCTTCAGGGCCTGCGATTTTTAGATTTATCAAGCTGCACTGAGCTCCCACAGTTGCCTCCTTTATTTGGTGATTTAACAAACTTGGAGGATCTAAATTTGTCTGGATGCTTCAGCATCAAGCAGCTACCAGAATCTTTTGGTAACCTTTGTTTTCTTAGGTACCTGAACATATCAAGCTGCTATGAGCTTCTGCAATTGCCTGAATCTCTCGGTAACCTCATGAAGTTGGAAGTTCTTATACTTCGGAGATGTCGCAGACTTCAAAgtcttcctccttccttcTGGAACATTCAGGACCTTCGAATTTTGGATCTAGCTGGTTGTGAGGCACTTCATGTAAGCACTGAGATGTTAACAACCAATTTGCAGTACCTGAATCTGCAGCAGTGCCGAAAGCTGCACACTCAGCCTAACTGCTTCAAGAACTTCACTAAATTGACGTTTTTGAATCTCTCAGAGTGCCACCCAAACACTGATTATCTAAGTCTCCCAGACTGCCTCCCTAACATTGATCATTTTCAATCTCTTGGTTACTTAATCAACTTAGAATATCTGAATCTGTCGCAAACCATCCTCGAGATCCCTGTGTCATTTGAGAGGCTTCAGAAACTGCACACATTGGACCTCACTGGTTGTGTTCTAATGCATCCAACATCTGGTATCCCTCAGATATTGCCAGATATGATAGGTAAAATGACTGGACTTAAATTTGTGTTGACAAAAGATCCGACAATGCTGGCCTTTCTACCTCAACACATCCGGTGCTCTGTTAGCATTGATGAACAGTGCTACATGACAACTGACGAACTTGTTATTCCAGACCTCACAGGAGGGTCCAAGGGCTTAGGTATTGCGGAGAGAGTGAATCTGCAGAAGCATCAGGAGCTTCGTTTCCTTAAACTAGAGTGGATGCCAACATCTCAGTCAGCTGAAGGTAATTTAGTTGACGATGTAGGTGAAGAAGAAGTactggaaaagctccagccaAACCAGAGTTTAGAGCATTTTGAGCTAGTTGGATATGCAGGTCTTGTGTTCCCTATATGGATGATGGACAACATAATGACCTCACTTCCAAACCTTGTCAGTCTTCATCTATTCCACCTAGAGAACTGCAAAGATTTCCTTCCACTTGGTGAGCTTCGAAATCTACGCTACTTGCATATAAAAGATGTGCCTAACCTCACAGATCTCCAGATGGGTCTTTCTGGTGGGCCGCAGCCTTTCGAGAAATTAACACATCTCACTCTGGAATCATTATTTAACTTAGAAGAGTTATCTGTACTGCTGGTAACCAGCGGCGAGCATCACTTCATGTTTCCAAGTCTCGAAGTGTTGTCCGTGGTATCTTGCAGTAAGCTCATGTTCAAACCATCTCTCCCAAAATGCTTGAAATATGAGATAAGAGAGAGTAACCGTGTTCTGTTATGTGGAGAACCTATTGGACCATCTTCGTCACTACCGGTTCAAATAGAGATAACTGGGTGCAGGATACCGTCCAGTCTATTGCAGTGGATTAGATCCTTGATAACTCTTGAAAAAGCAGTGATTGATGCATGTGTGGGGGAAGATGGTCAAGCAATAACTTCTCTTGGGATCCTAGATATAATGTGCACTGAAGAACAGCTCAGTAGCTACGCCGCTAATGAAATTACGACTGTCAATCCACTGGAAACAATAATCCCAGATGAGTTGACTAAG ATTGATGCCCCTACTGATACTGGTCACAGCAGATCAACGTTTCAAAGTCGTTTCCCATCGTTCAAGGTCTCTCCTACACATAAAG AACTATTGGCTTCCATTAGCTTCAGCGGCTCTGGGTCTACAACCTCGGAAGATCTGTCCACAATTAGTAGCAGCTCCTTCTTTCTTGAGTCACGAAATCATACTATCTTCACCTTTGAGGAATTGAAGATTGCCACAAGAAACTTCAGTCCTTCCAATTGTGTCTGGGAGGATTCTTCTGCAATGGTTTACAAGGGGACTCTTAATGAAAAAATGaagccatcaaggagcagcagttTTCTGGTGGTTGCTGTCAAGAAGTTCAAGCCTGAGAGCATATGCTGGCCTGAAACTTCAAAG AATGAGATGGATATTTTTGGAAGAATTTCACACCCAAACCTTGTCAAACTCTTAGGCTACTGCTTGGAGGACAACAACACAGCCCTTGTATACGAGTTCATGGCAAGGGGGAGCTTGCAGAATCACCTCTTTCGGA GAGAAACGAAGCATCTATCTTGGAGTCTCAGGGTCAATATTCTTATTGGGGCAGCTCGTGGCCTTGCCTTCCTTCACTCACTAGAAAGACCAATCATCCACGGAGACTTTAAGGCCTCAAAAATCCTATTAGATTCG AACTATAATGCAAAGCTCTCGGGTCTTGGAGCCGCGAAGGATGGCCTGTATGGTGGGCCATCACATTTAACAGCACGAGTCGTGGGCACATATGCGTATGCACCTCCAGAATATGTAGCAACAG GGCGCCTGTATGTGAAGAGTGATGTCTATAACTTTGGAGTTGTGCTCCTGGAGATGCTCTCTGGTCTGAGAGCGATCGACCCAAGCCGCCCCACCGGGATGCTCAGCTTGGTGGATTGGGCGAAACCGTACCTGTCTGACAGGAGAAGGCTACATAGGGTAATAGATCCTCGTCTTGCGGGGGAGTACTCATCCAGAGGAGCCCTGCAGGCTTCACAGCTCGCACTCAGCTGCCTTCGTAATGAACATAGTTTACGTCCATCAATGAATGAAGTCGTGGATGTTCTCGAGAGTATAGGCTTCATGGATACCAAAAGAACGGGGCTGAAGCACATCTTCTTGCTACCGAAAGCCCCCGGGGCACTCTTTGCTGGGGTGCGCTCTAGGGGATCGAGTTCCATGAATTGA